The genomic segment TTCCGTTTGCCGCAATATCCATTGAAACTACTATAACATCTTCCTGCGGATATGATAGTTTCAGTGTCTTCACTTTTACGTCTGTCAACTTCCACGACCCGCCACCACTAGGCTCATCGAAAGTTATGCTCAAGGCGGGCTGTTCTTGAACAGCAGTTATTAGCGTAGAGTCATCTATCTTTGTGAGCTTAGCTCCGCCAGAGGCAAACCAACTAATAACGTCGTCCCAAAGTGTCCCATTCCTTGACAATCCGTCAATACTGCCAGTTACGTTTACCACTTTTGAGAGAACGTGCTGTACAACCGCTTTGCCCCTAACTCTCTTCTCGACTTCGTTCTTTTCGACGTTGACTTCAATATCACCGTCTGAAAGTAATTCGAGGCCGCTAGAACTAATGGTTACCTGCACATTCTCGCCCAAAAATACTTGAGTGCCCATCTTCTACCTCCTTACTACGCAGTCCGTTCTTCAACTGTTATTGAGATTACTTTGTTAAGCTCGACCTCGATGTAGTGAGCAATGTATCTCGGCTTAACGTAAGACTGAGCAAGGAGTCTGCCAGTGCTTACCACTTCTGCCGTGTTAATGCTCGCGTCGCAAACGTTTGAAAATTCCTCTATCCAATCTGCTCTCTTCAACCCATTCAAGTATCCGTCGCAGGCGGTTGTTACTTTCTTCCAGAGGTCTGCCCCATTAGGCTCTCCTACGTAGGTATCAAGAATCCCGTCAAGGTCTCTTGCTATGATGTTGAATACTCTTCTGACTCCAATCTGTCTCCAATCCGGAGTTGAGCTGAGCATAAGTCCGTGCCTTACAGCATATCCAGTACCCTTTAGCGTAAGCGGATTGACGTAAGCCACGATAAGCTGTTCCATCTCAGCAGCCGTTAGCCCTCTGTCTGTGCCTACACAGCCAAAGACAAACTGGTTTGCCGTAGATCTGTGTGGGTCCATCCTTCCAGCGATACCAGCGTAAACCATACCGCCGTTTATCGTGTAGTATGTCCCATTGATCTCGAACTTTGGATTAGGATACATTGTTGTGTTCTGACCGTCTGCGCTAACATAACTTGACACTTCTGTTATTGCCGCTGCAAGTGTTGAAGCAATTATCGGAACAGCGGCTATCCTGTTGAGACTGGAACAATGTTCCATCAGAGCGGTGTTCTTCGCTGATGATGGAGTTCCACCAATTGTTACTATGTCAATGTCTGCGTCAGTCTCAAAGAGAGACAGCCCTGTCCTTGTGTCCGAACTAGAGTCGAACCCACCGATGTAGGAAGCATCATTTACAGTACCGTCCGATCCAAGAGTGAAAGCCGTCGGCGTAATGTCATCAGGAACGACAGACCCATCTTTGACAGCAGTAACGAGAGTGCTTGTTGCGTTTATGAGCTCGACAAGACCATCAAGAGTTGTGAATGAAAATGTCTCGGTAGTCGAACCGTAAACCAAAGTAAGGACTCCGTTTGCAACCGCCACGGTGATGTTGTTGCCGTATGCTCCTTTGTACTTTGCTGTAAGCGTGAGAGCTGTCTCGGCTCCAGCACCAAGCGCTTTGGACGCATACTCTGCAGCAGAGCCAACCACTCTTACAACTTTCAACGCTTTCGGTTTCTGAAGGAGAATCGCATACAACGCTCTTGCGTCAGCTTTTGTCAGACCTCCGAGCTTTGTATTTATCTCTCCTGATGTATTTATTGTAATGACTTCGTTTGTCGGGCCGAAAACGAAATCTCCGACAAATCCTACTGTTCCTCCGTTTCCAGACACATTCGGAGCGACTGGAAAGGTGTTAACTGATACGGTAACTCCGGGTATAATACTCGACATTGTTGTGCCTCCTTATGTCTTCGTTATGATTGAATCTGCGTCTAACACTAGCTTTGATTCTTCCTCGTACATATTGAATCCCCAAAACCTGCAATCAAGAGAAAAGCGATAGTAGTCCTCGTCGTTTTCAGTTTCGAAGTGTGTTATGTGCCTGAAGAATATCGGATCGAGAAAAGTTGCATCTCTTATCGTCTTCATAGCCGAGTGCAAACTGCTGAACAGAGAATCTCTTTCTCTCGATGATTTTGCGAATATGTCCAGTTGAAAGAGAATCGAGTAAGCATCTGTCGATCTAAGAAGCGTCGCAGCAGTCGCCGTCTTGCTTTCAATAGTTATGGTAATAAACTTGACAGGCTGACCAGAGACCCTCGTAACCACTATGCTAGGCATTGACTGCTGCGCTTTTGTGTAGTCGGTTATTACGTTCGCGGATACCGAGTAAGTTGTAAAGTATGCTTTGATTTGTCTAATGAGGCTATCAATGAACTTCTCCATACGATCACTCTCCGTAGTATCTTGTGAACGACCTTCCTCCTACACCAGAATCCTTAGAGAAGCGTCTTAGGTCTTTCTTCAGCTTCACTCTCATCTTTTCAAAAGCTGGTCTCATGAATGGATAAGGCTTCGTGCCTCTAGTACCTATTGTCTTTTGAATTTCTACCGCCACTGGCCATGCTTCTCTTTCTGATAAACCGTGTTTTCTGACAACAAAATCTATCAACGCTCTCAACGGAGGATAGTGAGGTCGCGTTCCCCTCTCAACATACGGAGCGTGTGGTGCTGTGTTAGTCAAGTACCAAGAGGTTGTCAAGTGGCCTCCTTTTGTCTTGACTATATCGAACGAGCTTTCATTTGCTAATTCGTGAGTAACAATGTTGTCGTTCTGCTTCAGCGTGTCGATGGCCTCATACTTTGCCTCATTTAGTCTGCCCACTATTATTGAGTCAACGTAAGTTTCAACCGCTGTAAGCGCCCTCGACTTCCAAGACGCGAGCATTCTGTGTCCAGAAAGGCTAACGCTCATCTCAGCACCTTCGCATAACATTTGGAGATTGATTCGCTTGGCTGCACTCTTACAATCGAGTACGTACTTCCTCTCCAAACAACACTGTCGTTCTCAAGAATCTCGTCGTCCGTGTACAAAACAATAGAGTCGTTCGGCACAAGTCCCTGTATGACTGAAAGTGTGTCTAGCGACGCGAGTCTGACTATGGCTTTTATGCGTCTCCTTGTCTGACCGACGACTCTAACTTCGCCCCTTATGGAGTCTTCTTCTACAACGTCTCTTAATACATCTACAAGTTCGCCTTCTCTTGCTACTCTCCATGCGAGGCTCATGTTCTCACAACCTTATAAAGATCGATCACAGATGTATCAAAATCCTCATAGTACGTTCTCAGCTCCGCTTCGCCAGTCCCATGAACACCCATCGGCTTGTTCCACATATACTCGCAATACTGCATGACTCCGAGTTTCAAATCTTCTGGAATTGTGTTGTATCCACCTTTGTATGCAACTGTGAGAATGTCGTTAGTCTTTGTTTCCAGCTTTATCATGCAGAGGTTTGTGGTGTACCATACCGTGTAAGTGTTATCCATAGAATCAACAACGGAGACGACTTCATCAATTGGAGATTCGTTGATGAACCCGACTCCGTTTACAAACTCTACCTGTTCCGTGTAAGTTCCATATGTGAATT from the Mesotoga sp. UBA6090 genome contains:
- a CDS encoding phage head-tail connector protein encodes the protein MVTLTELKNHLAIQDDKHDLRLNALLRGAIAFVKSYCGRQFTYGTYTEQVEFVNGVGFINESPIDEVVSVVDSMDNTYTVWYTTNLCMIKLETKTNDILTVAYKGGYNTIPEDLKLGVMQYCEYMWNKPMGVHGTGEAELRTYYEDFDTSVIDLYKVVRT
- a CDS encoding phage tail sheath C-terminal domain-containing protein, encoding MSSIIPGVTVSVNTFPVAPNVSGNGGTVGFVGDFVFGPTNEVITINTSGEINTKLGGLTKADARALYAILLQKPKALKVVRVVGSAAEYASKALGAGAETALTLTAKYKGAYGNNITVAVANGVLTLVYGSTTETFSFTTLDGLVELINATSTLVTAVKDGSVVPDDITPTAFTLGSDGTVNDASYIGGFDSSSDTRTGLSLFETDADIDIVTIGGTPSSAKNTALMEHCSSLNRIAAVPIIASTLAAAITEVSSYVSADGQNTTMYPNPKFEINGTYYTINGGMVYAGIAGRMDPHRSTANQFVFGCVGTDRGLTAAEMEQLIVAYVNPLTLKGTGYAVRHGLMLSSTPDWRQIGVRRVFNIIARDLDGILDTYVGEPNGADLWKKVTTACDGYLNGLKRADWIEEFSNVCDASINTAEVVSTGRLLAQSYVKPRYIAHYIEVELNKVISITVEERTA